In Enterobacter ludwigii, the following are encoded in one genomic region:
- a CDS encoding site-specific integrase — protein sequence MMPALPGHSGAFSSAQLPVAIDYPAALALRQMALVQDELPKYLLAPEVSALLHYVPDLHRKMLLTTLWNTGARINEALALTRSDFSLAPPYPFVQLATLKQRVEKAARTAGRAPAGSQPHRNVPLSDPQYARQLEMMVATLKIPLERRNKRTGRTEKVRIWEITDRTVRTWLGEAVEAAAADGVTFSVPVTPHTFRHSYAMHMLYAGIPLKVLQSLMGHKSISSTEVYTKVFALDVAARHRVQFSMAEADAVAMLKKR from the coding sequence ATGATGCCAGCACTGCCAGGCCATAGCGGGGCTTTTTCCTCTGCTCAGCTGCCGGTGGCCATCGATTACCCGGCCGCGCTGGCACTGCGCCAGATGGCGCTCGTTCAGGACGAACTGCCGAAATACCTGCTGGCGCCGGAAGTGAGCGCCCTGCTCCACTACGTGCCCGATCTTCACCGTAAGATGCTGCTGACCACCCTGTGGAACACCGGCGCCCGTATTAACGAAGCACTGGCCCTGACCCGGAGTGATTTTTCCCTGGCCCCGCCCTACCCGTTCGTGCAACTGGCAACCCTCAAACAGCGGGTGGAGAAAGCGGCCCGAACGGCCGGCCGTGCTCCGGCCGGCAGCCAGCCTCATCGTAACGTTCCGCTTTCCGATCCGCAGTATGCCCGCCAGCTGGAAATGATGGTGGCCACCCTGAAAATACCGCTGGAACGCCGGAATAAGCGCACCGGCAGAACGGAAAAGGTGCGCATCTGGGAGATCACCGACCGTACCGTTCGCACCTGGCTGGGCGAAGCTGTTGAAGCGGCAGCCGCCGACGGGGTGACGTTCTCCGTGCCGGTGACGCCACACACGTTCCGCCACTCCTACGCCATGCACATGCTGTATGCCGGAATTCCGCTGAAGGTGCTGCAGAGCCTGATGGGGCACAAGTCGATCAGCTCGACGGAAGTCTATACAAAGGTATTTGCGCTCGATGTTGCTGCAAGGCATCGTGTGCAATTTTCAATGGCAGAGGCTGATGCTGTTGCCATGCTGAAAAAAAGATAA